Proteins encoded by one window of Plasmodium falciparum 3D7 genome assembly, chromosome: 4:
- a CDS encoding apical merozoite protein, producing the protein MYGTFLKGSIFYLCIFFPFFSCECNNIKLNDKENINFESYFNKRTNEENVLNKNVSKEMGDTFVAHKAIELNINHHHVNNDKEFNNNNNNKHQPYYHNEHDKKFSESLKAHMDHLKILNNDLKQHIDKKERNEIYENNDLKKYIIKEIQNNKYLNKEKKSSEDIQILEEHSKKLQKEIHEWLESVNNIEEKSNILKNIKSQLLNNIASLNHTLSEEIKNINDIKELQKQQNDLFSENWLYFLPSSSDYLLNEKKKNLYDNQDNSMKDDINNNDKYNIFNYLQNVQDKDNQYEVMKQDNNNIHSGSSTHNHLLLTCIIFLLILLIL; encoded by the coding sequence atgtATGGTACATTTTTGAAGGGGTCCATTTTTTACCtgtgtatatttttcccATTTTTTTCGTGTGagtgtaataatataaaattaaacgATAAAgagaatataaattttgagagttattttaataaaaggacaaatgaagaaaatgtattaaataaaaacgtATCGAAAGAAATGGGGGATACGTTTGTTGCACATAAGGCTATAGAATTAAACATTAATCATCACCAcgttaataatgataaagaatttaataataataataataataaacatcagccttattatcataatgagCATGATAAGAAATTTTCTGAAAGTTTAAAAGCACATATGGATCACCTTAagatattaaataatgatttaaaacaacatatagataaaaaagagagaaatgaaatatatgaaaataatgatttaaaaaaatatataataaaagagatacaaaataataaatatttaaataaagaaaagaaaagcaGTGAAGATATTCAAATATTAGAAGAGcattcaaaaaaattacaaaaagaaATTCATGAATGGTTAGAATctgttaataatattgaagagaaatcaaatattttaaaaaatatcaaaagtcaattattaaataatatagctTCTTTAAATCATACGCTCtcagaagaaataaaaaatattaacgatataaaagaattacaaaaacaacaaaatgatttattttcTGAAAATTGGTTATATTTTCTTCCATCCTCATCAGATTATCTCttaaacgaaaaaaaaaaaaatttatatgataatcaAGATAATAGTATGaaggatgatataaataataatgacaaatataatatttttaattatttacaaaaCGTTCAAGATAAGGATAACCAATATGAAGTTATGAAACaagacaataataatatacatagtGGTTCCTCTACTCATAATCATCTATTATTAacttgtataatttttttgttaatacttttaattttataa
- a CDS encoding 60S ribosomal protein L7ae/L30e, putative → MREDINKLKKNNNDSNLSNDEEEHSVDDEGSINNDNDNNDNNDNKKEKKKGYEKIIEDIKEENKNSYVSKISEPMLKKKYLKNVLKILDYVYYAKLNSSQILKTNNSLDEEKQKLLKKKLIVIGLTQVIKCIRKGYSGIVLIAIDVFPINIICHLPSFCEQYKIPYTFVTTKNKLAHLCKLKRSITCLFILKPDIHILTFEQTINQHSPKKKIHNYQKLYDKLISGVKKNHPFFQS, encoded by the coding sequence atgagagaagatataaataaattaaaaaaaaataataacgaCAGTAATTTAAGCAATGATGAAGAAGAGCACAGTGTAGATGATGAGGGCTCCATTAACAacgataatgataataatgacaataatgataataaaaaagaaaagaaaaaaggttATGAAAAGATTATagaagatataaaagaagaaaataaaaactcTTATGTATCAAAAATAAGTGAACCaatgttaaaaaagaaatatttaaaaaatgttttaaaaatattagatTATGTGTATTATGCAAAATTAAATAGTTCTcaaattttaaaaacaaataattctttagatgaagaaaaacaaaaattattaaaaaaaaaattaatagttATAGGATTAACACAAGTAATCAAATGTATAAGAAAAGGTTATAGTGGTATAGTACTTATAGCAATAGATGTGTTCccaataaatattatatgtcaTTTGCCTTCATTTTGTGAACAATATAAAATCCCATATACTTTTGTAACAACCAAAAATAAATTAGCTCATCTATGTAAACTCAAAAGATCTATAACAtgcttatttatattaaaacccgatattcatatattaactTTTGAACAAACAATTAATCAACATAgtcccaaaaaaaaaatacataattatcAAAAGTTGTATGACAAGTTAATATCCGgcgtaaaaaaaaatcaccCCTTTTTTCAATCCTAA